One genomic region from Nocardia vinacea encodes:
- a CDS encoding glycosyltransferase family 2 protein gives MPIPSAHPNGSPAGATNGRPARPGDGQPHAVSVVVPIYRGEETIGGLVEELHRLTDPTDTPGGVAFTVGEIILVHDHGPDRSDVVLQELEQTYPEVRIVWLSRNFGQDAATIAGMSAAQGDWIVTMDEDGQHDPAFIGAFLDAALTERADLVYSKPTNTRPHGFLRNITSRGAKVVLATIFAFPDSTRFESYRLIRGDIGRQLAEVASNGAYLDVALTWVVGTVAQVPVTLRAEGRDESGYNYRRLFSLFWKMVLCSGTRGLRLVSLLGVTLALAGGVMAAFVVYEALTADNWAPEGWASMIVVLLLCSGTILFSLGLIAEYLGVALHILVGKPLYLTVGSPTPRPADSREMTTTTASRGSDRVEH, from the coding sequence ATGCCGATTCCCTCTGCCCACCCCAACGGCTCGCCCGCGGGTGCGACCAACGGACGCCCCGCTCGACCGGGCGACGGTCAGCCGCACGCGGTATCGGTCGTGGTGCCGATCTATCGCGGCGAAGAAACCATCGGTGGACTTGTCGAAGAACTGCACCGGCTGACCGATCCCACCGACACTCCCGGCGGCGTCGCCTTCACGGTCGGCGAGATCATCCTGGTACACGACCATGGTCCCGACCGCTCCGATGTGGTGCTGCAGGAACTGGAGCAGACCTATCCGGAGGTCCGCATCGTCTGGCTCAGCCGCAACTTCGGGCAGGACGCCGCGACCATCGCGGGAATGTCGGCCGCCCAGGGCGACTGGATCGTCACCATGGACGAGGACGGCCAGCACGATCCCGCCTTCATCGGCGCATTCCTGGACGCGGCCCTGACCGAGCGCGCCGATCTGGTCTATTCGAAGCCGACCAACACCCGGCCGCACGGATTCCTGCGCAACATCACCTCGCGCGGCGCGAAGGTGGTACTTGCGACGATCTTCGCCTTCCCGGACTCCACCCGATTCGAAAGCTATCGGCTCATCCGCGGCGATATCGGCCGCCAGCTCGCCGAGGTCGCCTCCAACGGCGCCTATCTCGACGTCGCGCTGACCTGGGTGGTCGGCACTGTCGCCCAGGTGCCCGTGACCTTGCGCGCCGAGGGCCGCGACGAATCCGGCTACAACTACCGCCGGCTGTTCTCGCTGTTCTGGAAGATGGTGCTGTGCAGCGGAACCCGGGGCCTGCGGCTGGTCAGTCTGCTCGGGGTAACCCTCGCGCTGGCCGGTGGCGTGATGGCCGCGTTCGTCGTATACGAGGCGCTCACCGCCGACAATTGGGCGCCCGAGGGCTGGGCCTCGATGATCGTCGTGCTGCTGCTATGTTCGGGAACGATCTTGTTCTCGCTGGGACTCATCGCCGAATACCTCGGTGTGGCTTTGCATATCCTCGTCGGCAAGCCGCTGTATCTGACCGTCGGTTCGCCGACGCCGCGCCCGGCGGATAGCCGAGAAATGACCACGACCACCGCCAGCAGGGGGAGCGACCGGGTTGAGCACTGA
- a CDS encoding acyl-CoA synthetase, whose amino-acid sequence MATAQNGLEVIRFGGLSTDVESSPFEVVERRRMYRLRHYFPDDPTPGRPVAVLVPPLMVNADIWDVNADDGAVGILHRGGIDCWVVDFGSPASEEGGWERDLADHVLAVNSAIDTVCDATGANVHLMGYSQGGMFAYQTTAYRFGKGVESIVTFGSPVDVVAGMPFGLPYGMVSDVAEFLADHVVTRLPITDSMVRLGFQMLDPVKTAKSRIDFLRQLHDREALLPKERQRRFLNNDGWVGYAGPAAADLLKQFVVHNRLMLGGFVIRDQPVSLAELKCPILAFVGEVDDIGQPAAVRGIVRAAPNAEVYEASLVAGHFGLVAGSMATRHTWPLVRQWIDWMDGDQPLPPEIAPMTDHMATNRPNSVATRVVHTAATLAEAGAGVGKALEGIAGNTVRGSIELAGEAARALPRLTRLGMIQPHTRISLGRLVAEQARRAPLRDLFLFEDRVHTNAAVNVRIDNVVRGLISVGIRPAMRVGVVMETRPSALASVAALSRIGAVSVLLAPGSELERAIELTGIKALISDPENLRAAAATGTRVLVLGGGSARSLNIPLSEDVIDLEQIDPTQVELPAWYRPDPGLARELAFVLVTGTGDRLEAKYITNHRWALSAFGTATSADLDRKDTVYCLAPLHHSSGLLVSLGGAIAGGSRIALARSLDPIQFGEEVHRYGVTVVTYTWTMLRDILDAEVFPAGHQHPIRLFIGSGMPAGLWRRTTEQFAPARVLEFYASIEGDVVLANVAGVKAGCKGRPVPGTAKVELVAYDPVTEQIRTDGSGFARRCADNEVGLLIGKATEGIDLSDGGLRGVFTAGDAWMPTENLFRRDSDGDYWLVDRTDTVIHTERGPVFTQPIVDVLNDITAVDMEVAFALPVGDHALAVAAVSVRKGFRLEPKDVTEAVRALDPDQRPDIVYVVDEIPRSSSYRPSTRAVQVAGRPQPGPDTWWYNRESEAYEIRTEDEAGALFGE is encoded by the coding sequence ATGGCAACGGCCCAGAACGGCCTCGAGGTCATCCGCTTCGGCGGGTTGAGCACCGATGTCGAGTCGTCGCCGTTCGAGGTCGTCGAACGGCGCAGAATGTATCGACTGCGCCATTACTTCCCCGACGATCCGACGCCGGGTCGCCCGGTCGCGGTCTTGGTCCCACCGCTGATGGTCAATGCCGATATCTGGGATGTGAACGCCGACGACGGCGCGGTCGGCATTCTGCACCGCGGCGGAATCGACTGCTGGGTGGTCGATTTCGGTTCGCCCGCCAGCGAGGAGGGTGGCTGGGAACGGGATCTGGCCGATCATGTCCTCGCGGTCAACAGCGCCATCGATACGGTCTGCGACGCGACCGGCGCCAATGTGCACCTGATGGGGTACTCGCAGGGCGGCATGTTCGCCTATCAGACCACCGCCTACCGCTTCGGCAAGGGCGTGGAGAGCATCGTGACTTTCGGCAGCCCGGTGGATGTGGTCGCGGGCATGCCGTTCGGACTGCCGTACGGCATGGTCTCCGACGTCGCGGAGTTCCTGGCCGACCACGTGGTGACCCGCCTGCCCATCACCGATTCCATGGTCCGGCTCGGCTTCCAGATGCTCGACCCGGTGAAGACCGCCAAATCGCGCATCGACTTCCTGCGCCAGCTGCACGACCGAGAGGCATTGCTGCCCAAGGAACGTCAGCGTCGGTTCCTCAATAATGACGGTTGGGTCGGCTACGCCGGTCCGGCGGCGGCGGATCTGCTCAAGCAGTTCGTCGTGCACAACCGACTGATGCTCGGTGGCTTCGTGATCCGGGACCAGCCGGTTTCGCTGGCAGAGCTGAAGTGCCCGATCCTGGCCTTCGTCGGCGAGGTCGACGATATCGGCCAGCCGGCCGCGGTGCGCGGCATCGTCCGCGCCGCACCCAATGCCGAGGTATACGAAGCCAGTTTGGTGGCGGGACATTTCGGCCTCGTCGCGGGCAGCATGGCGACCAGGCATACCTGGCCGCTGGTGCGTCAGTGGATCGATTGGATGGACGGTGATCAGCCGCTGCCGCCGGAGATCGCGCCGATGACCGACCATATGGCGACGAACCGGCCGAATTCGGTGGCCACCCGGGTCGTGCACACCGCGGCCACCCTGGCCGAGGCGGGTGCGGGTGTCGGCAAGGCGCTGGAGGGCATTGCCGGCAATACCGTGCGCGGTTCGATCGAACTCGCCGGTGAGGCCGCGCGCGCACTACCGCGGTTGACTCGACTCGGCATGATTCAGCCGCATACCCGCATCTCGTTGGGCCGCTTGGTCGCCGAGCAGGCGCGCCGCGCGCCGCTGCGCGATCTGTTCCTCTTCGAGGATCGCGTACACACCAATGCCGCCGTGAATGTACGCATCGACAATGTCGTGCGCGGGCTCATCTCCGTCGGCATCCGCCCGGCCATGCGCGTCGGTGTGGTGATGGAGACCCGGCCGAGCGCGCTGGCCAGCGTCGCCGCGCTGTCCCGTATCGGTGCGGTGTCCGTACTACTCGCCCCCGGTAGCGAACTGGAGCGGGCCATCGAACTCACCGGCATCAAAGCCCTGATCTCGGATCCGGAGAATCTGCGGGCGGCGGCGGCTACCGGTACGCGGGTGCTGGTGCTCGGCGGCGGTTCCGCGCGCTCTCTGAATATTCCGTTGAGCGAAGATGTGATCGACCTGGAACAGATCGATCCCACGCAGGTCGAGCTGCCCGCCTGGTACCGCCCGGACCCGGGTCTGGCGCGGGAACTCGCTTTCGTGCTCGTCACCGGTACCGGTGACCGGCTGGAGGCCAAATACATCACCAACCACCGCTGGGCGCTGTCCGCCTTCGGCACCGCGACCTCGGCCGATCTGGATCGCAAGGACACCGTCTACTGCCTTGCGCCGCTGCATCATTCGTCCGGTCTGCTGGTGAGCCTGGGCGGCGCGATCGCGGGCGGCAGCCGGATCGCGCTGGCCAGGTCGCTGGATCCGATCCAGTTCGGTGAGGAGGTGCACCGCTACGGCGTCACGGTGGTCACCTACACCTGGACGATGCTGCGCGACATCCTCGACGCCGAAGTCTTCCCTGCCGGACACCAGCATCCGATCCGCCTGTTCATCGGTTCGGGCATGCCCGCGGGCCTGTGGCGACGCACCACCGAACAGTTCGCGCCGGCTCGGGTGCTGGAGTTCTACGCCTCCATCGAGGGCGACGTGGTGCTGGCCAATGTGGCCGGTGTGAAGGCGGGCTGCAAGGGCCGCCCCGTGCCAGGCACCGCGAAGGTGGAGTTGGTCGCCTACGACCCGGTCACCGAGCAGATCCGGACCGACGGGTCCGGTTTCGCGCGCCGGTGCGCGGATAACGAGGTCGGGCTGTTGATCGGCAAGGCGACCGAGGGCATCGACCTCTCCGACGGCGGACTCCGCGGGGTCTTCACGGCGGGCGATGCGTGGATGCCGACGGAAAACCTCTTCCGCCGCGACAGCGACGGCGACTACTGGCTGGTCGATCGCACGGACACGGTGATCCACACCGAACGCGGTCCGGTCTTCACCCAGCCCATTGTCGATGTGCTCAACGACATCACCGCGGTCGATATGGAGGTCGCCTTTGCGCTGCCCGTCGGCGACCATGCGCTGGCGGTGGCGGCGGTCAGCGTCCGCAAGGGCTTCCGGCTGGAACCCAAGGATGTTACCGAGGCGGTGCGCGCACTCGATCCGGACCAGCGGCCCGACATCGTCTACGTCGTCGACGAGATTCCGCGCAGCTCGTCCTACCGCCCGTCGACGCGGGCCGTGCAGGTGGCGGGCCGTCCGCAGCCGGGACCCGATACGTGGTGGTACAACCGGGAATCCGAGGCCTACGAAATCCGCACCGAAGACGAAGCCGGAGCCCTCTTCGGCGAATAA
- a CDS encoding class I SAM-dependent methyltransferase has protein sequence MRPSLIYRNGTIYELLMRGLYGRHYPARYRAIAELVPDGACVVDLCCGPATLYTRYLRDRSIEYTGLDLNGRFIARLARAGGRGAVWNLRSDTPLPEADYVVMQSSLYHFLPEPAPVIDRMLAAAGKQVIIAEPIRNLATSDNRVLAAIGQRFTDAGDGAQARRFSEATLDAFFRGYEPRVVQRSVIAGGREKLFVLTA, from the coding sequence GTGAGACCGAGCCTTATCTACCGCAACGGAACCATCTACGAGCTGTTGATGCGTGGGCTGTATGGGCGGCACTACCCCGCTCGGTATCGCGCGATCGCCGAACTCGTGCCCGATGGCGCCTGCGTGGTCGACCTGTGCTGTGGGCCCGCGACGCTGTACACCCGCTACCTGCGCGACCGGTCCATCGAATACACCGGACTCGACCTCAACGGCCGATTCATCGCCAGGCTGGCCCGGGCGGGTGGACGCGGTGCGGTGTGGAATTTGCGTTCCGATACGCCGCTGCCCGAGGCCGATTACGTCGTCATGCAGTCGAGCCTGTATCACTTTCTGCCCGAGCCCGCCCCGGTCATCGATCGGATGCTCGCGGCGGCGGGAAAGCAGGTGATCATCGCGGAGCCGATTCGCAACCTGGCCACCAGCGACAATCGGGTGCTCGCCGCGATCGGCCAGCGGTTCACCGATGCGGGCGACGGCGCACAGGCGCGCCGGTTCAGCGAGGCGACTCTGGACGCGTTCTTCCGCGGTTACGAGCCGCGCGTCGTACAGCGGTCGGTGATCGCCGGTGGCAGGGAGAAGCTGTTCGTGCTCACCGCGTGA
- the rffA gene encoding dTDP-4-amino-4,6-dideoxygalactose transaminase: protein MSTDRVIFSRPFRARRELANLEAVLDSDHSHGDGRFTASATAKLKTITEAPHALLTTSCTSALEMAGLLLELGPDDEVIVPSFAFTSTATAMALRGATCVFADIDPETGNLDPESVAAVITERTKAVVVIHYGGVAADMAGLLALADAHGIAIVEDNAHGLGGRWRDRPLGTLGTLGTLSFHDTKNVHCGEGGALLLTDEILMSRAEIIREKGTDRARFLRGAVDKYSWQDIGSSYLPSELNAAVLDAQLDEFETIQTGRHRVWDAYASTLPDWARRNDVRLMTVPADRTHTAHLYYLRTPTERQRDDLIAHLATRGISAPFHYVPLDSSPAGLKLGRTPKPCVRSAEFSGTVVRLPLWPDLTDDQITRVIDAVTAYTI, encoded by the coding sequence TTGAGCACTGACCGCGTCATCTTCAGCCGCCCGTTCCGGGCCCGCCGGGAACTGGCCAATCTGGAGGCCGTTCTCGACTCCGACCACAGTCACGGTGACGGGCGGTTCACTGCCTCGGCCACTGCGAAGCTGAAGACCATCACCGAGGCGCCGCATGCGCTGCTGACCACCTCGTGCACCTCCGCACTGGAGATGGCGGGTCTGCTGCTCGAGCTCGGCCCCGATGATGAGGTGATCGTGCCGAGTTTCGCGTTCACCTCGACCGCGACGGCAATGGCGCTGCGTGGCGCCACCTGCGTCTTCGCCGATATCGACCCGGAAACGGGCAATTTGGATCCCGAGTCGGTTGCCGCGGTGATCACCGAGCGAACCAAGGCCGTTGTGGTCATCCACTACGGCGGGGTGGCCGCCGATATGGCCGGGCTGCTCGCACTCGCCGACGCGCACGGCATCGCCATCGTGGAGGACAATGCGCACGGCCTCGGCGGCCGGTGGCGCGATCGCCCACTGGGTACCCTCGGTACCCTCGGCACGCTCAGCTTCCACGACACCAAGAACGTGCACTGCGGCGAGGGCGGTGCACTGCTGCTCACCGACGAGATCCTGATGTCGCGCGCCGAGATCATCCGCGAGAAGGGCACCGACCGCGCCCGTTTCCTGCGCGGCGCGGTGGACAAGTACTCCTGGCAGGATATCGGTTCCAGCTATCTGCCCAGCGAGCTCAACGCGGCGGTGCTGGACGCGCAGCTGGACGAATTCGAGACGATCCAGACCGGACGGCACCGGGTTTGGGACGCATACGCCTCCACACTGCCCGACTGGGCCCGCCGCAACGATGTCCGGCTCATGACGGTGCCCGCGGACCGGACACATACCGCACATCTGTACTACTTGCGCACACCTACCGAGCGACAGCGCGACGATCTGATCGCACATCTGGCCACACGCGGTATCTCGGCGCCATTCCACTACGTTCCGCTGGATTCCAGCCCGGCCGGACTCAAACTGGGCCGCACCCCGAAGCCCTGTGTGCGCAGCGCCGAATTCTCGGGGACCGTTGTGCGCCTACCACTTTGGCCCGACCTCACCGACGATCAGATCACCAGGGTCATCGACGCCGTCACCGCGTACACCATTTAG